A single region of the Stenotrophomonas sp. Marseille-Q4652 genome encodes:
- a CDS encoding DEAD/DEAH box helicase, which translates to MMAFSLAPRTEASERALATTDGLPSRDGALLGQRLARRYGDRITGSFTIPGREGSYAPIPDDVPGALKAALKARGIERLYSHQAQAWQATQRGEHVAIVTPTASGKSLCYTLPVVSAAMQGNAKALYLFPTKALAQDQVAELLDLNRAGDLGLKAFTFDGDTPGDARQAIRLHGDIVVSNPDMLHQAILPHHTKWAQFFENLRYVVIDEIHTYRGVFGSHVTNVLRRLKRICAFYGVQPQFILCSATIGNPHAHAQALVEEAVTAITESGAPSGDKHVLLWNPPVVNADLGLRASARSQANRIARIAIKSGLKTLVFAQSRLMVEVLTKYLKDIFDHDPRKPPRIRGYRGGYLPTERREVERAMRAGDIDGIVSTSALELGVDIGALDVVVLNGYPGSVAATWQRFGRAGRRQQPSLGVMVASSQPLDQYVVRHPDFFANASPEHARISPDQPLILFDHIRCAAFELPFLAGEPFGPIDPLVFLEALAETEVIHREGDRWEWIADSYPANAVSLRAVADGNFVVVDRSDGKQQIIAEVDYSAAALTLYEGAIHMVQSTPYQVERLDWDGRKAYVTRTHVDYYTDSIDFTKLKVLDRFDGNGAGRGDSHHGEVHVVRRVAGYKKIRYYTHENIGYGPVNLPDQELHTTAVWWQLPQATLLRAFASRQDALDGFLGAAYALHIVAIVAVMADARDLQKAVGSGDGAWFAVADQTGRGQLRGHEDGEGSVELMQAFVPTVYLYDNFPGGVGLSEPLWQRQAELVQRALELVQRCDCAAGCPACVGPVLAAQEEGQATTPRSLALTVLSLLSDQHCDSVPTVGMCEEALDLLA; encoded by the coding sequence CTGATGGCGTTTTCCCTCGCTCCCCGCACCGAAGCCAGCGAACGGGCGCTGGCCACCACCGACGGCCTGCCCTCGCGCGATGGCGCGTTGCTCGGCCAGCGGCTGGCGCGGCGTTATGGCGACCGCATCACCGGCAGCTTCACCATTCCCGGCCGCGAAGGCAGCTACGCGCCGATCCCCGACGACGTGCCCGGGGCACTGAAGGCCGCGCTCAAGGCGCGCGGTATCGAACGCCTGTACTCGCACCAGGCCCAGGCCTGGCAGGCGACCCAGCGCGGCGAGCACGTGGCCATCGTCACCCCGACCGCCTCGGGCAAGTCGCTGTGCTACACCCTGCCGGTGGTCAGCGCGGCGATGCAGGGCAATGCCAAGGCGCTGTACCTGTTCCCGACCAAGGCGCTGGCCCAGGACCAGGTGGCCGAGCTGCTGGACCTCAACCGCGCCGGCGACCTCGGCCTGAAGGCCTTCACCTTCGATGGCGACACGCCGGGCGACGCACGCCAGGCCATCCGCCTGCATGGCGACATCGTCGTGTCCAACCCGGACATGCTGCACCAGGCGATCCTGCCGCATCACACCAAGTGGGCGCAGTTCTTCGAGAACCTGCGCTACGTGGTGATCGACGAGATCCACACCTACCGCGGCGTGTTCGGCAGCCACGTCACCAACGTGCTGCGCCGGCTCAAGCGCATCTGCGCGTTCTACGGCGTGCAACCGCAGTTCATCCTGTGCTCGGCGACGATCGGCAACCCGCATGCGCACGCGCAGGCGCTGGTGGAGGAGGCGGTCACCGCGATCACCGAATCCGGCGCGCCCTCCGGCGACAAGCACGTGCTGCTGTGGAACCCGCCGGTAGTCAACGCCGATCTCGGCCTGCGTGCCTCGGCCCGTTCTCAGGCCAACCGCATCGCCCGCATCGCGATCAAGAGCGGGCTGAAGACGCTGGTGTTCGCGCAGAGCCGGCTGATGGTCGAGGTGCTGACCAAGTACCTGAAGGACATCTTCGACCACGACCCGCGCAAGCCGCCACGCATCCGTGGCTACCGCGGTGGCTACCTGCCGACCGAGCGCCGCGAGGTGGAGCGGGCGATGCGCGCCGGCGACATCGATGGCATCGTCTCCACCTCCGCGCTGGAGCTGGGCGTGGACATCGGCGCGCTCGACGTGGTCGTGCTCAACGGCTATCCCGGCAGCGTGGCCGCGACCTGGCAGCGCTTCGGCCGCGCCGGTCGTCGCCAGCAGCCGTCGCTGGGCGTGATGGTGGCCAGCAGCCAGCCGCTGGACCAGTACGTGGTGCGGCATCCGGACTTCTTCGCCAATGCCAGCCCGGAGCACGCGCGGATCTCGCCGGACCAGCCGCTGATCCTGTTCGACCACATCCGCTGCGCGGCGTTCGAGCTGCCGTTCCTGGCCGGCGAGCCGTTCGGCCCGATCGACCCACTGGTGTTCCTCGAGGCGCTGGCCGAGACCGAGGTGATCCACCGCGAGGGCGACCGCTGGGAGTGGATTGCCGACAGCTACCCGGCCAATGCGGTGAGCCTGCGCGCGGTGGCCGACGGCAACTTCGTGGTGGTGGACCGCAGCGACGGCAAGCAGCAGATCATTGCCGAGGTCGACTACTCGGCCGCGGCGCTGACCCTGTACGAGGGCGCGATCCACATGGTGCAGTCCACCCCCTACCAGGTGGAGCGGCTGGACTGGGACGGCCGCAAGGCCTACGTCACCCGCACCCACGTGGACTACTACACCGACTCGATCGACTTCACCAAGCTCAAGGTGCTGGACCGTTTCGACGGCAACGGCGCCGGCCGCGGTGACAGCCACCACGGCGAGGTGCACGTGGTGCGGCGCGTGGCCGGCTACAAGAAGATCCGCTACTACACCCACGAGAACATCGGCTACGGCCCGGTCAACCTGCCCGACCAGGAACTGCACACCACCGCGGTGTGGTGGCAGTTGCCGCAGGCCACCCTGCTACGCGCGTTTGCCAGCCGCCAGGATGCGCTCGATGGTTTCCTCGGCGCGGCCTATGCGCTGCACATCGTCGCCATCGTGGCGGTGATGGCCGACGCGCGCGACCTGCAGAAGGCGGTGGGCAGCGGCGATGGCGCCTGGTTCGCGGTGGCCGACCAGACCGGCCGCGGCCAGCTGCGTGGCCACGAGGACGGCGAAGGCTCGGTCGAGCTGATGCAGGCCTTCGTGCCGACCGTCTACCTGTACGACAACTTCCCCGGCGGCGTTGGCCTCAGCGAGCCACTGTGGCAGCGCCAGGCCGAACTGGTGCAGCGCGCGCTCGAACTGGTGCAGCGTTGCGACTGTGCCGCCGGCTGCCCAGCCTGCGTCGGCCCGGTGCTGGCCGCGCAGGAGGAAGGCCAGGCAACCACGCCGCGCTCGCTGGCGCTGACTGTGCTGTCGCTGCTGTCCGACCAGCATTGCGATTCAGTACCGACGGTGGGCATGTGCGAGGAGGCGCTGGACCTGCTGGCATGA